The Maylandia zebra isolate NMK-2024a linkage group LG7, Mzebra_GT3a, whole genome shotgun sequence genome contains a region encoding:
- the syk gene encoding tyrosine-protein kinase SYK, producing MADNVNSLPFFYGNITREEAEDYLRQTGLSNGLYLLRQSRNYLGGFALSVSNAGRCYHYTIERQPNDMYAIAGGKSYRSPVDVIDYHSQEPDGLVCLLKKPCNRPKNMQPKVGPFEDLKEKLIREYVKQTWNLQGAALEQAIISQRPQLEKLIATTAHERMPWFHGTITREDSEPRLQCGPRANGKFLIRQRDANGSYALCLLHEGQVMHYRIDKDSAGKLSIPEGKKFDTLWQLVEHYSYKPDGLLRVLTEPCPRPDGDIGLIGRPFLPPGHPRLGSAIQSATDGFFTIISKVPGIKKNRPSRPRPPDNSNPYETRIPGKGKEAMPMDTEVYESPYADPDELRSSTVDRSHLFLEDGELGSGNFGTVMKGTYKMRKTEKTVAVKVLKNDDNNQSVRDEMLREANVMQQLDNPYIVRMIGICEAENLMLVMELAELGPLHKFLQKNKQTAIKNITELVHQVSMGMKYLEEHNFVHRDLAARNVLLVTQHYAKISDFGLSKAVAEDQNYYKAKGHGKWPVKWYAPECINYFKFSSKSDVWSFGVLMWEAYSYGQKPYKGMKGNDVLQMIESGKRMDSPEKCPLEMYELMKTCWTYKANERPGFNVVEPRLRDYYYDIAQ from the exons ATGGCTGACAATGTAAATTCATTGCCATTCTTTTATGGCAATATTACCAGGGAAGAGGCAGAGGACTACCTGCGGCAGACAGGCCTAAGCAATGGCCTGTACCTCCTACGCCAAAGCCGAAACTATCTTGGAGGCTTTGCACTGTCCGTGTCAAATGCAGGCCGTTGTTACCACTACACAATTGAAAGACAGCCCAATGACATGTATGCTATTGCTGGTGGTAAGAGCTACAGAAGTCCCGTTGATGTGATCGACTACCATTCCCAAGAACCAGACGGTCTTGTGTGTCTGCTGAAGAAGCCTTGTAACAGGCCCAAGAACATGCAGCCGAAAGTTGGGCCGTTTGAGGACCTGAAGGAAAAACTCATACGGGAGTATGTAAAGCAGACCTGGAACCTGCAG GGTGCAGCTTTGGAGCAGGCCATCATCAGCCAGCGACCTCAGCTGGAGAAGCTCATCGCTACCACTGCTCATGAAAGAATGCCCTGGTTTCATGGAACAATAACACGAGAAGACTCTGAGCCCAGGCTTCAATGTGGCCCGCGTGCAAATGGAAAGTTTCT GATTCGGCAGAGAGATGCGAATGGATCTTATGCTCTGTGTTTACTGCATGAAGGACAAGTCATGCATTATCGTATTGACAAGGACTCGGCTGGCAAGCTCTCCATTCCAGAGGGCAAGAAATTTGACACCTTGTGGCAG CTGGTGGAGCACTACTCATACAAACCAGATGGTCTTTTGCGAGTACTAACAGAGCCCTGTCCAAGGCCTGATGGAGATATTG GGCTGATAGGACGGCCTTTTCTTCCACCGGGCCATCCTAGACTTGGTTCTGCCATT cAAAGTGCGACAGATGGATTTTTCACCATCATCAGTAAAGTTCCCGGCATAAAAAAG AACCGACCATCTCGTCCCAGGCCTCCAGATAACTCCAATCCTTATGAAACTAGGATACCCGGTAAAGGTAAAG AGGCCATGCCAATGGACACAGAGGTATATGAGAGTCCTTATGCGGATCCAGATGAACTGCGGAGTTCTACAGTGGATCGCTCACATCTTTTCTTGGAGGATGGAGAACTGGGCTCTGGGAATTTTGGTACCGTCATGAAAGGCACCTACAAGATGAGAAA gacagagaagacagtTGCAGTTAAAGTCTTGAAGAATGATGATAATAACCAGTCAGTACGTGACGAAATGCTGCGGGAAGCCAATGTAATGCAGCAGCTGGACAATCCGTATATTGTCCGGATGATTGGTATCTGTGAAGCAGAGAACCTCATGCTAGTTATGGAGCTGGCTGAGCTGGGACCCCTCCACAAGTTCCTGCAGAAAAATAA GCAAACGGCCATAAAGAATATCACAGAGCTGGTCCATCAGGTGTCTATGGGGATGAAGTACCTGGAGGAGCATAACTTTGTCCACAGGGACCTTGCTGCAAGGAATGTACTGCTGGTCACACAGCACTATGCCAAGATCAGTGACTTTGGCCTCTCTAAAGCTGTTGCTGAGGATCAAAACTACTACAAG GCAAAAGGTCATGGGAAGTGGCCAGTGAAATGGTACGCGCCTGAATGTATAAACTACTTCAAGTTCTCATCCAAAAGTGATGTGTGGAGCTTTGGGGTGCTCATGTGGGAGGCTTACTCCTATGGCCAAAAACCATACaag GGAATGAAAGGAAATGATGTCCTGCAGATGATTGAAAGTGGTAAGCGTATGGACTCCCCAGAGAAGTGTCCACTGGAGATGTATGAGCTCATGAAGACCTGCTGGACATATAA GGCAAATGAGAGGCCTGGATTTAATGTTGTTGAGCCAAGACTACGAGATTATTACTACGACATTGCACAGTGA